The sequence TTCTATAAActaatttagagaaaattctGTCCATAGAAGATTGAGACAAacagatttaaaaaaagaataaagaaaaatgcgTCTAGAAAATCATGTGTGGTGGCTAGGGAAGAAAGTTCGGGAAGAATggaattaataatttgattttataatttatatttgcttgaattgataacttttttttttttttgggttgaaataaggatttatagtttcaaaaaaagaaaaagatgaatttatcACATGGtttaaatgaagaatttacTTATTTGCATCCTTAATTATTTgcaaaaagtgagaaaaaatttagaagttagcttatttttaaaaaaaattaatattgtaaCTTATTTGATAAAAGGTGAGATAAAAAGTTGGAAGCTAAAAGCTTTTTAATCATCACTTTCTACATAAGTTTCTCATAATTTCGTGAATAAGACTAACTAACCAAATCACATGGTAGAAGGGATTAATGAAATGTTTGATGAAGAGCATTTGCACTAGCTCATCTAAAATAAGgtaaaacccaaaatataacCTAAAAATCATCCACATTAGATCAAGAACTACTTATGCAAAATAAGACTTTGTAATATTCAAGTCAATTATAGCTTATGCAAACAATTTGTAATATTGATATCCCTTTAAAAGCCTACGGGTAGTTTATTAAAAGCCCATTAAACCCAGTCTGTTAAAGACAAAATGTGCATTGCCCATTAGTTAGAGTTTTCCCTTCTGACATTAATTGAATTGGCCCATTGACCCGTCAACAACCTACTAGGCCCATGGGACAAGTGAAAATGGGCCGATTTGGCCTGGCCTGGCCCATTGCCTTAAGGCTTATTGTGATTATTTCTACCTTAAAAATGTTTATTAGGATGATTCGCAAACACCACATAAAACCATTCCATCAATGAATGTAATCTAagatttttgaggaaaaaaaaaaaaaaaagaatgtaatctaaataaaattagataataGCTGAGCTTGGTAACGTAAGCTTGTCACCAAGTGGGGCATTAAAGTGATTGAATTTATGTGTGACTTTCCAAGGTAGTCATGTGTTGAAGGGTCCTGACCCATGGTTTAATGGGCTAATCACATTTTACATGGGTAGGTAGCAATTACAAACAATTGAGTTTGAATAGATTATCAACACATCTTGAAGGCTCTCTTAGTCTATGGGTTTAATGGGCTAACCTCATCTTACATGGATGGGTAGCAATTACAAACAATTGAATATTAAATAGATTGCTCACATATCAAAATTAggtaataaatttaaatatcaTAAAACCCCATTAATATaatttgacccttttttttcccctaaaatcTTTCCTAGTACCCCGGTAAGTTGGTAACACTAATGTGAAACCAAAAGGGAGATGAGGCAGCCACGTGGCCTTTCCCCATTGAGAATCCTCTCAGTGACTGTGACTCTCTCACTCCTTCGCAAGGAAGTTGCAACTTAGACTGAACTCGTGCGATCCTTTTTAAGCTTTAGCTCTCCTTGTCTAACTGCCCCCAGGCTGCGCCACTACAAAACGACGTCGTGGgggaagagagatagagagagagagatggagagattAGGTGAAGAGAGAGGCGCCGGAGGAAAGCTCAGGAAGCCGCCGTCGCGCAAGCCGCCGTCCACACCTTACTCTCGGCCACCACCACCGCCGAGCCAAGCCGGAGCCGAAGCAGGTGGTCGGCGATGGATTTCGAAGCTGGTCGATCCGGCTTACCGGCTAATTTCCAGTGGCGCCACTCGAATTTTTCCTTCGTTGTTTTCCAAACCAGATTCCATTGATGCCCTTCCTGCACCCACTCCTCAAAATCACCGTAagtttatctctctctctctcttaatttgtCTCTATCTTCATCTTATTGTGAGAGATTAGGGTTTTGGAAAAGTCTTGGTTTTGGGACTATTCcaatttccttttatatttggttgattttttttttttttgagaggattATAATATATTTGTCATGAAAAAATGCTAATTATTTAAGCAAATTATGAAGCTTTTGATcgtttattataattataattgtagttattttttaaacccTGTAAATCTGAGTGTAAGAGTAATTAGCAAATAATATTTTGAGGTTTAAAAGCTAGGAAGCACAGACACTTCATTAGTGTCATACTTGCcttatcatgttataatttttaaaaaatttacccGTACCGTACCTTGTCAGTGCTTCTTACTTAAAAGGTGTCAGCTTTATTCTAAAGTGTTATACTTGTACATTATATATTGTAGAGTGAGATGCATATTTTAGAGCATAATATTTGTGGGCTTGCTTGTATGGCAATGCTGAGGATGATGGTgagaatttctttttaattattatagcAAACCATATTTCATTAGAATATTTCAGATAATATATTTATCTGTTTACcaattgttctattttttttctcaaagttgtgaaaattgatATCCCTCTTCATTTTATGTACCGTGTAAGAAACTTAAAGATTTGTGCTGAACTTTGGGTAATATAATTTCATCTCTCTAAATAATGATTTCTTATTGCAATGGAAAACTTGCTTGCAGAAGTGGAACAAGATGGTGGTTGTGACGATGGAAAATGCGCTATAAATGTAAggattttgaatatttatatataacttgGTAGCCTATCCTGTGCCCCTGACcctcatatttttatttaccatGTTGGAGGGGCTTTAGTAAGATGAACCTTTCTGTTCCCATTAACATTATTCTTGATTTAGCCGTATTTATTGCAGTTTGGATCATCCAGATCAACTGGAGTAGCAAGTCCTAGTGGGGCAGCTGATAGATTGAAGAGTGGTTCTAAATTTGATGGGTACAAACAAGAGAAGAATGCTGGCCTTTCTGATGATGACAGGCTTTCTGAAATTGAGAAGCTTTTGAAAGGGAAAAGTTTTTCTAGGTAGATCAAAATTATTTGTAGTCTTGTCTGATTATttggatctctctctctctctctctctctctctctatatatatatatatatatattcccccCTGATCCCAGATTAATGTTAtgttaggtttttaatttttttaattgattttttaagtcTCCTTTCTATGATAAGGAGAATTTCAGTTTCATTGGCTGTGAATGTTGAAAGTTTAAGCATTTTTTGGACCAATGAGTTAGTAAAGTATTTACCATTAATGTAGCACTTTCTAAATTCTACTCATTACTATGCAGGGACGAACTTAATCATTTGATGGAGATATTACATTCTAGGGCTGTTGATCATAAGCCAAACATGATTTTGGGAGGAGACCCTGCTGGGCTTGTAGTAGCACAGGAAACTCCAAGAATTTCAAGTGAAGAAAAAGATTCAAAGAAAGCTTTAAAGGTAAGTTCAACCCCTCCCCCCCCAGTCAGCTGTATGTAGAGCAAGTTATCGCTGTCAACTTGGCTTTTGAAGAAGTGACATATGCCTGTAGAATAAACTTTCTTAGGCTTACTAACTTatgcaaaattttccattttgctCTAGTTGTGGATagattatatatttctttcttcccaaaaaaaaaaaaaaaaaaataaataaataaataaaaaaactgctGTCACAATGTACagtttttaaatttagtttcaaatatggaaaaatataaggccaaaatataaaattttaaataatagaaTACACAACAATTTATCAATTACTTTTAGGAACctggtattatttttttattttattttatttattttttttaaaagagaagaaataaaatacTTCCagcatgtgaaaaaaaaaaaaaattcggcTTTGATGCATTCAATTCTACAAAATGTGTCATTGTTAGAATATCTTGGAATTACTTGAAGAAAAACTTTTCTAATGCTTCATCATAGCTATTATCAATAATGCATGCATAGGTATACATTGATGGTATGGATAAGGGTTGTTTGATATGCATCCCCTAAACCATCAAAACATGAGGAGGTGGACACACAATTTTAATTGTTGCATGTCATTGGAAAATGTATATTTGCTAtatatttgttcttttttacatgatatattttatattttttactttccaTAAAAATATGGTTTTCAAGTCAAGTATGTCGTTTCATACATCTGTATTTGGGAGGAACTGGTTGCACATGAATATGGATAAGGTGAATAAAGACATAACAGAATTAATGGTGCTTGAAAAGGTTGTTATTCTTGGTTGTACTATACATTAAAGGTAAATAAAAGATTAGTAGATCAATTCATCTAATGTCTCTTAGGAGTAGATGGCAGATTAGGGCCTGTGAGGAAATATTAAAGGATCAACTGTCTAGAAGTAAAGTTGGAAAATAAATGAGGAAGAAAAGGCTTGTGAGAGGGAACAAAATTAAGAATCAGTTGTCTTATGGGAGTTGCCGGAGAGAAGTAAAAGAAATTGTCTAACAAcaagtactctctctctctctctctctctccctcatttGTGCTCACACCTACACAAAAAATGGTCTTATGTTGCAGTTTTTGAGTTTAGCAGTCTATATGTGGGAAAGTAGGGGTTGATTATTAGGACCCACCTCATTTGATGTTTCGAGCTAGTTAGTTAGCTAAATTGTTAAGTTAGAAAAGGGAGAAATTTGAAGCCTTGTTCTCAGTCAGAAAAGACTGTAAGTCAGTCAGAAATAGGGCTGAAGGAGCCATTCCATGACTTAACATTGGTGGAACACTACCTCCAATTCCCTATACATTCGATAGAGCCAAGGCTTCTCCCTCACTGATCGGATACACCGAATTGCTTGTTACCACATGCGTCTGTGCATAACCAAAGTAGGCAATAAATGGGCGTGTGCCCTGGTTTCCCCtgaaaatatggaaaaatagaaaactaaagcCTTCCTGCGTCTCAGAAATATCATCTAGGTTGGTGTAAAAATAGTGGGTTTACCGACACATATTTCACTGGAAAGGGAATTTGAGTCTAGAAAAAACTTGAGTTTTGGGACCCTCAAAGTGATTGGGGGTGAAGGCAAAACCAGTTTATCTTTAGCGGCTGGAACTTGCTGTATATCTCCTTGAGTAACAACTGAAATTGACCTGGTGTCTGTATTCACTTGGGCTCAAATGTTGATACATAGATGTGCTTGCATCGTGCCTATTCTGAAACAGAGCTCCTTGCAGAATTATTGGActcagatttttcttttttggttgtggtAATGCTCATTCTGAATTGCCTTTAATGTCCCTTTATGACTTTTCCGATCGGCGCCTTCGCTAGATAGTGGGGTTGGTTTATCAGTCTGAGCCATAAAGAAAATCCAAGTGAGGCAATAGGGTGGATCTAAAtgggttttaaatttaatgTCTAACATGACCATGTTGATTCCTTGGAAATTATTTGGAGATTGAAGATATTCtcatttctattattttttcaaatgttatgctataaaaaaatgattgagGTTGAGTCTGTAACGACTATAAGATGGggtaatatataaattttagatgAACACTTGATTAGATTGATATTCCTTATACTATAGTGCTTGCTGAGGTTGGTAATTGAGATGGACTGTGGCTTAGAGAGGGTTATGACTTTCCATATTTATCTCATATCTCTGTTGGgcctctagctcaaatggcacctcaTCCCTTTGTAAGTGTAATGTGGAGGTTGGGACTGTGGGTTCAAGAACCATTGGGTGCATGTGTTAcctaccaataaaaaaaagggtatgtTGAGAGTGGATTACAAGTTGATGTGAAGTAGATGCAGGAGGAGTTATATTTCCAGAGCAATTTAAAGCGCTGATCTTTTCCCCTCAAGTGAGGTATTTTTCCTTAGGAGAAATTTGTCTCTCCATGTTCcccctttcttctttctcttgctCTTAAAAGAATCCTTGTCTTATGTCCAACACCACAAAAATTTGAGGTCTTGCTGTAATGTAAATTTGAAgtccttaaatttttttctttaaagtaacttatcccaataaataaatagttttaatttatttatttaaattcgAACTCTTTGTGTTGTTTGAATTTGCTATCTTAATGAGTTCTTGGTCTGCTTTAGATGCTGAAGATGAAAACAGTGGgctttataaaaaatttccatgtTAGAAATATAGAATGAATCTATAAAATTTGAAGCCTTTAGAATATAATGGAAGTCTCTAAATGCTATTAATTGTCCTTAGTGCCTTTAAGATAATATTAGGTTTCGATCTGAAGGGAAgttcagaattttctttttaactttgtGCACATATTTTATTTACCATATTATGTTTTAGTGCCTTGGAATTTAATATATGTTGTTCATTATCATATTCTCAGAAGTTGAAAGGTGATATAACAAATGTATGAAATTTTCCAGTTGCAAGATCAAGTTGGTGCTTCGCCAGTTGAAATTGCAAGAGCATACATGGGGAACAGAGCATCAGAAATAGGCCTTGGTTCTAAAAATATAACATCAGAAGATGAAAGAGCATTACTACATGGTGATGAATCTGCTGCAAAACCATTTATACAATCACCTTCACCTAAGCCGTCTGCATGTTGGCCTGGTTCCATGGCACAAGATCAACATGGTTACTTGACCCCACAAAGTCAAAGAAGCAAATTTGGACTTCATAACTTTCCCCGAACTCCTTATTCTAGAACTATTTTTTCGAAGTCCAAGACCAGGGTATGTATAATTGAATTACTTAATTATGCCATGATTCATTAGATGCTCTTTCCTGCATTTGGGATGACCGTTTATGCTACTGGTATGTCATCAGATCACCCCATTACGAGGTGATAGCAATCGGGGCATGAACATTTCATCAACTCCCTTTCAGCAATCACAAACTCATTTATTTGGACAGGTAAATTTTCATATTAGCTGTCCTAATTGCATGCCTCGATGTTGTAATCCTCCTGTGAGAataattctctattttttttatttatagatttactgttattgttattgttattattttggaTACCCATTGGATCTTGAACTTATTACCTCACCATTCACTTCCTTTTATGGGaggaggaagtgccatttgagctagattTTATAGCTGCATGGTTCTTGAAAGatttctataaatttaatttggattttgtAGATATTTTCTTGTTGATTTTCTCTGTTAGAGTGATGAATCTGTTGATTCATTTTTGTGAATGAAATAGTGACCATAtgaaatcctttttttttttttttttttttgacaagtgaAATCCTAAAATTAATTCAGCACTTAAACTTGTAATTGTCTTCTAAAGAACCTGGTTTGTTCACTGGTCATGTGCTCTATCAGTATACTTTGTTCTAAACATAGATGTGCTTTAGAACAGATTGTGCATACGTTCTTTCTTGGGGTTCCTTTGTTGGGTAGGCATCAAGTCTTTGTAGTATCGTCATACTTATTGTTGCTAAATAGTGGTACATGTCTTGGGTGAGTT is a genomic window of Quercus lobata isolate SW786 chromosome 2, ValleyOak3.0 Primary Assembly, whole genome shotgun sequence containing:
- the LOC115977076 gene encoding nuclear pore complex protein NUP1 isoform X3, producing MERLGEERGAGGKLRKPPSRKPPSTPYSRPPPPPSQAGAEAGGRRWISKLVDPAYRLISSGATRIFPSLFSKPDSIDALPAPTPQNHQVEQDGGCDDGKCAINFGSSRSTGVASPSGAADRLKSGSKFDGYKQEKNAGLSDDDRLSEIEKLLKGKSFSRDELNHLMEILHSRAVDHKPNMILGGDPAGLVVAQETPRISSEEKDSKKALKLQDQVGASPVEIARAYMGNRASEIGLGSKNITSEDERALLHGDESAAKPFIQSPSPKPSACWPGSMAQDQHGYLTPQSQRSKFGLHNFPRTPYSRTIFSKSKTRITPLRGDSNRGMNISSTPFQQSQTHLFGQVKRSDALDNDYGSVGPIRRTRHKPLAKYSSGGSAYLRASVDGPSQVKNSDASEGILSAVKKNMEIGGTSSTSKPQSLYSKPHRSEKAVAAVHPHTTEMARKILEHIDRNPPTPKDKTSELKLVATWKKPESSVVSNAMSNERNTLPNLGYFGSYKNKDQIDQNNYAQRSEDIRNSHFKVPPQDSTSEAAKAVNKGGSASSVTRPVLPSISISKPVSRWPFTSDAGSGFTFPVSSSGVEPPTPTIVPSLSGSGLQQKEGPAIPSYSFGSQRSNPALVFSFPSTSSATIHEDALDIKFSFGSDEKTQLSFSSFEKDAVCY
- the LOC115977076 gene encoding nuclear pore complex protein NUP1 isoform X1 translates to MERLGEERGAGGKLRKPPSRKPPSTPYSRPPPPPSQAGAEAGGRRWISKLVDPAYRLISSGATRIFPSLFSKPDSIDALPAPTPQNHQVEQDGGCDDGKCAINPYLLQFGSSRSTGVASPSGAADRLKSGSKFDGYKQEKNAGLSDDDRLSEIEKLLKGKSFSRDELNHLMEILHSRAVDHKPNMILGGDPAGLVVAQETPRISSEEKDSKKALKLQDQVGASPVEIARAYMGNRASEIGLGSKNITSEDERALLHGDESAAKPFIQSPSPKPSACWPGSMAQDQHGYLTPQSQRSKFGLHNFPRTPYSRTIFSKSKTRITPLRGDSNRGMNISSTPFQQSQTHLFGQVKRSDALDNDYGSVGPIRRTRHKPLAKYSSGGSAYLRASVDGPSQVKNSDASEGILSAVKKNMEIGGTSSTSKPQSLYSKPHRSEKAVAAVHPHTTEMARKILEHIDRNPPTPKDKTSELKLVATWKKPESSVVSNAMSNERNTLPNLGYFGSYKNKDQIDQNNYAQRSEDIRNSHFKVPPQDSTSEAAKAVNKGGSASSVTRPVLPSISISKPVSRWPFTSDAGSGFTFPVSSSGVEPPTPTIVPSLSGSGLQQKEGPAIPSYSFGSQRSNPALVFSFPSTSSATIHEDALDIKFSFGSDEKTQLSFSSFEKDAVCY
- the LOC115977076 gene encoding nuclear pore complex protein NUP1 isoform X2, yielding MERLGEERGAGGKLRKPPSRKPPSTPYSRPPPPPSQAGAEAGGRRWISKLVDPAYRLISSGATRIFPSLFSKPDSIDALPAPTPQNHLEQDGGCDDGKCAINPYLLQFGSSRSTGVASPSGAADRLKSGSKFDGYKQEKNAGLSDDDRLSEIEKLLKGKSFSRDELNHLMEILHSRAVDHKPNMILGGDPAGLVVAQETPRISSEEKDSKKALKLQDQVGASPVEIARAYMGNRASEIGLGSKNITSEDERALLHGDESAAKPFIQSPSPKPSACWPGSMAQDQHGYLTPQSQRSKFGLHNFPRTPYSRTIFSKSKTRITPLRGDSNRGMNISSTPFQQSQTHLFGQVKRSDALDNDYGSVGPIRRTRHKPLAKYSSGGSAYLRASVDGPSQVKNSDASEGILSAVKKNMEIGGTSSTSKPQSLYSKPHRSEKAVAAVHPHTTEMARKILEHIDRNPPTPKDKTSELKLVATWKKPESSVVSNAMSNERNTLPNLGYFGSYKNKDQIDQNNYAQRSEDIRNSHFKVPPQDSTSEAAKAVNKGGSASSVTRPVLPSISISKPVSRWPFTSDAGSGFTFPVSSSGVEPPTPTIVPSLSGSGLQQKEGPAIPSYSFGSQRSNPALVFSFPSTSSATIHEDALDIKFSFGSDEKTQLSFSSFEKDAVCY
- the LOC115977076 gene encoding nuclear pore complex protein NUP1 isoform X4; translation: MERLGEERGAGGKLRKPPSRKPPSTPYSRPPPPPSQAGAEAGGRRWISKLVDPAYRLISSGATRIFPSLFSKPDSIDALPAPTPQNHLEQDGGCDDGKCAINFGSSRSTGVASPSGAADRLKSGSKFDGYKQEKNAGLSDDDRLSEIEKLLKGKSFSRDELNHLMEILHSRAVDHKPNMILGGDPAGLVVAQETPRISSEEKDSKKALKLQDQVGASPVEIARAYMGNRASEIGLGSKNITSEDERALLHGDESAAKPFIQSPSPKPSACWPGSMAQDQHGYLTPQSQRSKFGLHNFPRTPYSRTIFSKSKTRITPLRGDSNRGMNISSTPFQQSQTHLFGQVKRSDALDNDYGSVGPIRRTRHKPLAKYSSGGSAYLRASVDGPSQVKNSDASEGILSAVKKNMEIGGTSSTSKPQSLYSKPHRSEKAVAAVHPHTTEMARKILEHIDRNPPTPKDKTSELKLVATWKKPESSVVSNAMSNERNTLPNLGYFGSYKNKDQIDQNNYAQRSEDIRNSHFKVPPQDSTSEAAKAVNKGGSASSVTRPVLPSISISKPVSRWPFTSDAGSGFTFPVSSSGVEPPTPTIVPSLSGSGLQQKEGPAIPSYSFGSQRSNPALVFSFPSTSSATIHEDALDIKFSFGSDEKTQLSFSSFEKDAVCY